The following proteins are co-located in the Streptosporangium brasiliense genome:
- a CDS encoding MFS transporter — protein MTEIVLLRKNVRFQLLWIGSAVSELGSELTRLAMPLLVLALTGSPGLAGVVAGARTVVFLLVQIPAGVWVDRWDRRRTLITAQGLQAVVSALLAALVLTDQVQIWHFVTLVVLDALCAAFIEPVLGTAIRGIVPTSQLHSAYAQEESRTHAAGLIGPPLGGLLYGLGRAVPFVVDTITFLAATLFYALAKVPRRPANQPQTAAREDGEEQHLIQRGMRREAAEAITWLWRQRGLREVTAAIMVLNLLGGAFLIPLIVLVGERGGGALTTGTVLAGLGVGGLAGALLSGRISKLLPPGRLLLVVLTVFGAALAATALPWGAWWPMVPLVFITLSTPSLNVVLNVVVARMVPEEMLGRMGAVLSMGSMALKPFGPVLGGALAAALGGATALVILGGLLGVTAAVAALSRELRRFTGEVSPAGPDAVESAANPGQAPE, from the coding sequence GTGACCGAGATCGTCCTGCTGCGCAAGAACGTGCGTTTCCAATTGCTGTGGATCGGCAGCGCGGTGTCTGAATTGGGGTCGGAGCTCACCCGGCTGGCCATGCCGCTGCTGGTGCTCGCGCTTACCGGCTCCCCAGGATTGGCGGGCGTCGTCGCCGGAGCCCGCACCGTCGTCTTCCTTCTGGTTCAGATACCCGCCGGCGTCTGGGTGGATCGGTGGGACCGTCGCCGTACGCTGATAACCGCCCAGGGCCTCCAGGCGGTCGTCTCAGCGCTGCTGGCAGCACTGGTCCTCACCGACCAGGTACAGATATGGCATTTCGTCACACTGGTGGTACTCGACGCTCTGTGCGCTGCGTTCATCGAGCCGGTCCTGGGCACGGCCATTCGCGGGATCGTCCCCACAAGTCAACTGCACAGCGCCTACGCCCAAGAGGAGTCCCGCACACATGCCGCCGGGCTGATCGGCCCTCCGCTCGGTGGCCTGCTGTACGGCCTGGGGCGTGCAGTGCCCTTCGTCGTCGACACCATCACCTTCCTTGCCGCCACGCTCTTCTACGCCCTGGCGAAGGTGCCGCGCCGACCGGCGAACCAGCCGCAGACCGCCGCACGAGAGGACGGCGAGGAGCAGCACCTGATCCAGCGTGGTATGCGCCGGGAAGCAGCTGAGGCCATCACTTGGCTGTGGCGCCAGCGGGGCCTGCGGGAGGTCACTGCGGCGATAATGGTCCTCAACCTGCTGGGCGGGGCGTTCCTGATCCCTCTGATCGTGCTTGTCGGCGAACGTGGCGGTGGCGCGCTCACCACCGGCACGGTCCTGGCCGGCCTCGGCGTCGGCGGGCTGGCCGGAGCGCTGCTGTCGGGCCGCATCAGCAAACTCCTGCCGCCCGGCAGACTGCTGTTGGTCGTCTTGACGGTCTTCGGTGCCGCGCTGGCGGCCACGGCGCTGCCGTGGGGGGCATGGTGGCCAATGGTTCCATTGGTGTTCATCACCCTGTCGACACCCTCGCTGAATGTGGTGCTGAACGTGGTGGTCGCACGGATGGTTCCAGAAGAGATGCTTGGCCGGATGGGCGCGGTCCTGAGCATGGGCAGCATGGCGCTCAAACCCTTCGGCCCGGTCCTCGGCGGAGCACTGGCCGCCGCACTGGGCGGCGCGACGGCGCTCGTCATCCTGGGCGGTCTACTCGGCGTGACCGCTGCAGTAGCCGCGCTCAGCCGAGAGTTGCGCCGCTTCACCGGGGAGGTCTCCCCCGCCGGACCCGACGCCGTAGAGTCGGCAGCAAATCCCGGGCAGGCGCCTGAATAG
- the dhaL gene encoding dihydroxyacetone kinase subunit DhaL, protein MGAATLDTAFFAAWIEEITRSVGAEKDRLTRLDAAIGDADHGTNLDRGFTAIAQALADKEPDTPGALLTLVGSTLIRKVGGASGPLYGTAFREAGKALADVSEVSAAELVGALEAALAGVQKLGSAAEGDKTMVDALAPAVRALAQAVQEGKDPREAAEAAASAALAGAEATVPMQARKGRASYLGPRSVGHEDPGAASTALILTALRTVAAPRSAGGSPPAGPDGSPGW, encoded by the coding sequence ATGGGCGCCGCCACCTTGGACACCGCCTTCTTCGCCGCGTGGATCGAGGAGATCACCCGGTCCGTCGGGGCCGAGAAGGACCGGCTGACCCGGCTGGACGCCGCGATCGGCGACGCCGACCACGGGACCAACCTCGACCGGGGGTTCACCGCGATCGCGCAGGCCCTGGCCGACAAGGAGCCGGACACCCCCGGCGCGCTGCTGACGCTGGTGGGCAGCACGCTGATCCGCAAGGTGGGCGGGGCTTCCGGGCCGCTGTACGGCACCGCGTTCCGGGAGGCGGGCAAGGCGCTGGCCGACGTCTCCGAGGTGTCGGCCGCCGAGCTGGTGGGCGCCCTGGAGGCCGCGCTGGCCGGGGTCCAGAAACTCGGCTCGGCCGCCGAGGGCGACAAGACCATGGTGGACGCGCTCGCCCCGGCGGTCCGTGCGCTGGCGCAGGCCGTACAGGAGGGGAAGGATCCGAGGGAGGCCGCCGAGGCGGCCGCGTCGGCGGCTCTCGCCGGGGCGGAGGCCACGGTCCCGATGCAGGCCCGTAAGGGCCGGGCCAGCTATCTGGGCCCCCGCAGCGTGGGCCACGAGGACCCCGGCGCCGCCTCCACCGCGCTGATCCTCACCGCCCTGCGCACGGTGGCGGCTCCCCGCTCGGCGGGCGGCTCGCCCCCGGCCGGACCGGACGGATCTCCCGGATGGTAG
- a CDS encoding response regulator transcription factor: MIRVVLADDEPLIREGWAAMLSLHDDLAVVGQAGDGREAVEAGAGADVVLMDIRMPRMDGLAATVELSRRSPSTRVVVVTTFENDQLVWGALRAGAAGYVLKRAPAGELVEAVRLVHARQAVLFPDALRRIASPHHGSARPRRPVTLTPRELEILRHITLGQANPEIAAALHVSRETIKTHVTNVLDKLGARDRTHAAVLAYELGLILHGIEPA; encoded by the coding sequence GTGATCCGCGTCGTCCTGGCCGACGACGAGCCGCTGATCCGCGAGGGATGGGCCGCCATGCTCTCTCTCCACGACGATCTCGCGGTCGTGGGCCAGGCCGGGGACGGCCGGGAGGCCGTCGAGGCGGGCGCGGGGGCGGACGTCGTGCTGATGGACATCCGCATGCCCCGGATGGACGGCCTGGCCGCCACCGTCGAGCTGAGCCGCCGTTCCCCCTCCACCCGCGTCGTCGTGGTCACCACCTTCGAAAACGATCAACTGGTCTGGGGAGCCCTGCGCGCCGGAGCCGCCGGGTACGTGCTCAAACGCGCCCCGGCTGGTGAGCTGGTGGAGGCCGTCCGGCTGGTGCACGCACGGCAGGCGGTGCTCTTCCCCGACGCGTTGCGCCGCATCGCGTCGCCTCACCACGGCAGCGCCAGGCCGCGCCGCCCGGTGACGCTGACGCCACGCGAGCTCGAGATACTGCGGCACATCACCCTCGGGCAGGCCAACCCGGAGATCGCCGCAGCACTGCATGTGTCCCGGGAGACGATCAAGACCCACGTGACCAACGTCCTGGACAAGCTCGGCGCCCGCGACCGCACGCACGCCGCGGTCCTGGCCTATGAGCTCGGCCTGATCCTGCACGGCATCGAGCCCGCCTGA
- the dhaK gene encoding dihydroxyacetone kinase subunit DhaK, whose product MKKLINSVDSVVTDALRGLAAAHPGLRVDVDNQIVVRASGPRPGKVGLVSGGGSGHEPLHAGFVGYGMLDAACPGEIFTSPVPDQMIAATEAVNGGAGVLHIVKNYTGDVLNFEMAAELSAEEGVEVASVLVDDDVAVQDSLYTAGRRGTGATLFVEKIAGAMAETGAPLPEVVRVAGEVNARSRSFGVALSACTTPAAGKPTFELKDTEIELGIGIHGEPGRTRSAMRGARELARTVMEAIDEDMPISGDTLVMVNGMGGTPLIELYVVFAEVADYLASKGATAARSLVGNYVTSLDMQGFSVTVCLLNDELTRLWDAPVETPGLRWGR is encoded by the coding sequence GTGAAGAAGCTCATCAACAGTGTCGACTCGGTCGTCACGGACGCGCTGCGCGGGCTCGCGGCGGCGCATCCTGGGCTGCGGGTGGACGTGGACAACCAGATCGTGGTGCGCGCCTCGGGGCCGCGTCCGGGCAAGGTCGGCCTGGTCTCGGGCGGGGGTTCCGGCCACGAGCCGCTGCACGCCGGCTTCGTCGGGTACGGCATGCTCGACGCGGCCTGCCCCGGCGAGATCTTCACCTCCCCGGTGCCGGACCAGATGATCGCGGCCACCGAGGCGGTGAACGGCGGCGCGGGAGTGCTGCACATCGTGAAGAACTACACCGGTGACGTCCTGAACTTCGAGATGGCCGCCGAGCTCAGCGCCGAGGAAGGCGTGGAGGTGGCCAGCGTGCTGGTCGACGACGACGTGGCCGTGCAGGACTCGCTCTACACGGCGGGCCGCCGGGGCACCGGCGCCACGCTCTTCGTGGAGAAGATCGCCGGGGCCATGGCCGAGACCGGCGCTCCCCTGCCGGAGGTCGTGCGGGTGGCCGGGGAGGTCAACGCGCGCAGCCGGTCCTTCGGCGTCGCGCTGAGCGCCTGCACCACCCCGGCCGCCGGCAAGCCGACCTTCGAGCTGAAGGACACCGAGATCGAGCTGGGCATCGGCATCCACGGCGAGCCGGGCCGGACCCGCTCGGCCATGCGCGGCGCCCGCGAGCTGGCCCGCACCGTGATGGAGGCCATCGACGAGGACATGCCGATCTCCGGCGACACCCTGGTCATGGTCAACGGCATGGGCGGCACCCCGCTGATCGAGCTCTACGTCGTCTTCGCCGAGGTGGCCGACTACCTCGCGAGCAAGGGCGCGACAGCGGCGCGGAGCCTGGTCGGCAACTACGTCACCAGCCTCGACATGCAGGGCTTCTCGGTCACGGTCTGCCTGCTGAACGACGAGCTCACCCGTCTCTGGGACGCCCCCGTGGAGACCCCCGGCCTGCGCTGGGGCCGCTGA
- a CDS encoding DUF6461 domain-containing protein — protein sequence MTTYEWLYDEFTDGLGEPWLHAGFVHGLHPEDAMQRIGITPGPLDGAGSGVTAYAAHGGTVLLERCGEGIVYRNAHLLSEGTAAAAVRVTLKGADFIYYVKDQLITTSSLFSYRFREGSDPDRLRSDLQELGMNLDDERPEFPEHPVASALALAERATGVHLSPAHYADPALTGSTGYMDRYR from the coding sequence GTGACGACCTACGAATGGCTCTATGACGAGTTCACTGACGGCCTCGGGGAACCGTGGCTCCACGCCGGCTTCGTGCACGGACTGCACCCCGAAGACGCCATGCAGCGGATCGGCATCACTCCAGGCCCTCTGGATGGGGCAGGATCCGGCGTCACCGCCTACGCGGCTCACGGCGGAACCGTCCTGCTCGAACGCTGCGGGGAAGGAATCGTCTACCGCAACGCCCATCTGCTGTCCGAAGGCACCGCCGCAGCCGCAGTACGTGTGACCCTCAAAGGCGCTGACTTCATCTACTACGTGAAGGACCAACTGATCACCACGTCCAGCCTGTTCTCCTACCGTTTCCGGGAAGGCTCCGACCCCGACCGACTCCGGAGCGACCTTCAGGAACTCGGCATGAACCTCGACGACGAGCGACCCGAGTTCCCCGAGCATCCCGTCGCCAGCGCCCTCGCCCTTGCCGAACGCGCCACGGGCGTTCACCTGTCTCCCGCTCACTACGCCGATCCCGCCCTGACCGGGTCCACCGGTTACATGGACCGCTATCGGTGA
- a CDS encoding sensor histidine kinase — translation MKAALYQVLGAALLTPAGVVLGMAVLSEQTLARILMLWAACLPASVLLAMAPLVRRIEIAALAELLEVEVSDKADRVYLVALTSLHLYGGATLGAGVLMLLPGLIWLGDLTQWRDDPAVLAEPLAIAVALGAAMVAAGSGQRWAARRLLRAEPSRMLEELGRRQTLALELHDAVGHALSVVLVQGMVAQAALQRPDPGLEEATRSTEHLLDTARAAQEELDVLLGVLDDGEMSRTPTLDSLDTLTRGLDVRVSAGHLGRIPAATSRTAYAIAREALTNALRHGSGPITLDVAVAGELVLTVENATADVSSPPAGHRRGLTGMRMRARLAGGTCTLQQADATWRVQARLPL, via the coding sequence GTGAAGGCAGCCCTCTACCAGGTGCTGGGCGCGGCACTGCTGACCCCGGCCGGCGTGGTGCTCGGCATGGCGGTCCTGAGCGAGCAGACGCTGGCGCGCATCCTGATGCTGTGGGCGGCGTGCCTGCCCGCCTCGGTGCTGCTGGCCATGGCGCCGCTGGTGCGACGCATCGAGATCGCCGCGCTGGCCGAGCTGCTCGAGGTCGAGGTTTCGGACAAGGCGGACCGGGTCTATCTGGTGGCCTTGACGAGCCTGCACCTGTACGGCGGCGCGACACTCGGCGCGGGCGTGCTCATGCTGCTTCCGGGATTGATCTGGCTGGGCGATCTGACGCAGTGGCGCGACGACCCCGCCGTGCTGGCCGAGCCGCTGGCCATCGCGGTCGCGCTGGGGGCCGCCATGGTCGCGGCCGGGTCCGGCCAGCGGTGGGCGGCGCGCCGCCTGTTGCGTGCCGAACCGTCCCGCATGCTGGAGGAGCTCGGCCGCCGTCAGACTCTCGCGCTGGAGCTGCACGACGCGGTCGGGCACGCGCTGAGCGTCGTCCTGGTGCAGGGCATGGTGGCGCAGGCGGCGCTGCAGCGGCCGGATCCCGGCCTGGAGGAGGCCACGCGCTCGACGGAGCACCTGCTGGACACTGCTCGTGCCGCCCAGGAAGAGCTCGACGTGCTGCTCGGCGTCCTTGACGACGGTGAGATGTCGCGCACGCCCACGCTCGACTCGCTCGACACGCTCACCCGCGGGCTCGACGTACGCGTGAGCGCCGGACACCTCGGCCGGATCCCGGCGGCCACCTCGCGCACCGCCTACGCCATCGCCCGGGAGGCCCTCACCAACGCCCTGCGCCACGGGTCGGGCCCCATCACGCTGGACGTCGCCGTCGCCGGCGAGTTGGTGCTGACAGTGGAGAACGCCACCGCGGACGTCTCCTCGCCTCCGGCCGGGCACCGACGCGGTCTGACGGGCATGCGCATGCGAGCCCGCCTGGCCGGTGGGACGTGCACGCTGCAGCAGGCGGACGCGACCTGGCGCGTCCAGGCAAGGTTGCCGCTGTGA
- a CDS encoding PTS-dependent dihydroxyacetone kinase phosphotransferase subunit DhaM: protein MVGVVLISHSGPLAAEVAALAAQIGGAGVPVAAAGGTEDGRLGTSPDLVAAAVEKVDQGDGVVLIPDLGSSVLTARLAEGPGVVIADVPFVEGAIAAVVTAGAGASLEAVLAAAEESRTFRKL from the coding sequence ATGGTAGGCGTCGTCCTCATCTCGCACAGCGGCCCGCTGGCCGCCGAGGTCGCGGCCCTGGCCGCGCAGATCGGCGGTGCGGGCGTCCCGGTGGCCGCGGCCGGGGGCACCGAGGACGGCCGCCTGGGCACCAGCCCCGACCTGGTGGCGGCGGCGGTGGAGAAGGTGGACCAGGGTGACGGGGTGGTCCTGATCCCCGATCTGGGCAGTTCGGTGCTGACCGCCCGGCTGGCGGAGGGGCCGGGGGTGGTGATCGCCGACGTGCCGTTCGTGGAGGGCGCGATCGCGGCCGTCGTCACCGCGGGCGCGGGCGCGTCGCTGGAGGCCGTGCTCGCGGCGGCCGAGGAGTCCAGGACCTTCCGCAAGCTCTGA